One window of the Microcoleus sp. AS-A8 genome contains the following:
- a CDS encoding helix-turn-helix domain-containing protein has product MPNPNAQAINLSDRQRKQLEHIASHRTNAYRLVTRAKVIQGAAGGINNTELSHQLQLHRRRVRMWRQRWLEAGEQLAVAEQKQVSDKHLRKMIESILNDAPRPGTPKFFSVEQAVQIIAIACEDPQQSQHPVSHWTSTELATEAQMRGIVEKISPRSVGRFLRMKQRYNLISIVTG; this is encoded by the coding sequence ATGCCGAATCCTAACGCTCAGGCTATAAACCTGTCGGATAGACAACGAAAACAGCTAGAACACATAGCGAGTCACAGGACTAATGCCTATCGACTGGTGACAAGAGCCAAGGTAATTCAAGGCGCGGCTGGAGGCATCAACAACACAGAACTAAGTCATCAGTTACAACTACACCGTAGGCGAGTAAGGATGTGGCGACAGCGATGGCTGGAAGCGGGGGAGCAACTGGCAGTTGCGGAACAAAAACAGGTAAGTGATAAGCACTTGAGGAAGATGATTGAGAGCATTTTGAATGATGCGCCACGTCCAGGAACCCCCAAATTCTTCAGTGTGGAACAGGCAGTACAAATCATCGCGATTGCCTGTGAAGATCCCCAGCAATCACAACATCCAGTAAGTCATTGGACATCAACCGAATTAGCAACTGAAGCGCAAATGCGGGGGATTGTGGAGAAAATTTCACCCCGTAGTGTGGGGCGTTTTTTACGCATGAAGCAACGCTACAACCTCATCTCCATCGTTACTGGTTAA